The following are encoded in a window of Candidatus Oleimmundimicrobium sp. genomic DNA:
- a CDS encoding Na/Pi cotransporter family protein: protein MNAQIVMSLVGGLALFIYGIQKMGDGLQKIAGDRMRKVLEVLTTKPWRGAMVGAGVTALIQSSSATTVMLVGFVNAGLMNLQQAIGVIMGANVGTTITAQMIAFKIDRFALPAIAIGFALTFFSKRKLFKFIGETILGFGLLFFGLNLMKDAVVPLKQSTELIAFLTNFGQKPLLGVLAGMLITAVIQSSSATMGLVIAAATSGLLTINSAIPIVLGAEIGTCITAMLASIGTSLAARRSAVAHLMFNVLGTVIFLTILPFFIKMATFTSTNIARQIANAQTSLNIMCTLIGLPLVGLFSKVVTILVPGEEVIVERKTIYLDPHILNAPSFALGQTTKEIARMARLTLEMIDYDLEIMFNPKKNSRKHVEQREEAVDNLAAEITKYLTKVSQSSMSPEQSRRFTILMHVVNDVERIGDHAENIMKIVDEKNIEKIPFSKNAEDEIQKIHSHVKTMYSNMVVAFEEDDAEKAKKYQRLENKIDKIARNAHLEHIKRLKDGVCFTQAGIMFLDIINHYERIGDLANNLGYATRGEITKL, encoded by the coding sequence GTGAACGCTCAAATAGTTATGAGTTTAGTTGGAGGATTAGCCCTTTTTATCTACGGAATTCAAAAAATGGGAGACGGACTCCAAAAAATAGCCGGCGATAGAATGCGTAAAGTATTGGAAGTTTTAACCACCAAACCATGGCGAGGGGCTATGGTTGGGGCTGGCGTAACAGCTCTCATTCAAAGCAGTAGCGCTACCACGGTTATGTTGGTCGGCTTTGTAAATGCGGGGTTAATGAACCTTCAGCAAGCAATTGGCGTAATTATGGGAGCAAACGTAGGAACCACTATTACCGCTCAGATGATTGCATTTAAAATTGACCGATTTGCGCTTCCTGCTATCGCAATTGGTTTTGCCTTAACTTTTTTTAGCAAACGAAAACTTTTTAAATTTATCGGAGAAACAATTTTAGGATTTGGTTTACTTTTCTTCGGTCTTAACCTTATGAAGGATGCTGTGGTTCCATTAAAACAAAGCACCGAATTGATTGCCTTTCTAACTAATTTTGGCCAAAAACCACTTTTAGGAGTACTTGCCGGAATGCTTATTACAGCTGTAATTCAAAGCAGCAGCGCCACAATGGGCCTCGTTATCGCTGCCGCAACATCCGGCTTGCTTACCATTAATTCCGCAATTCCCATTGTCTTGGGAGCAGAAATCGGTACTTGTATAACAGCCATGCTGGCAAGCATTGGCACATCACTTGCTGCCCGGCGGTCCGCCGTAGCTCATTTAATGTTTAATGTTCTTGGAACTGTAATATTCTTAACTATCTTACCGTTCTTTATTAAAATGGCAACTTTTACCTCCACTAATATCGCCAGACAAATAGCCAATGCTCAAACATCATTAAATATAATGTGTACCTTGATAGGGTTACCTCTGGTTGGCCTATTTTCAAAAGTGGTTACCATTCTGGTACCCGGGGAAGAAGTAATTGTTGAGCGGAAAACCATTTATTTAGACCCTCATATTTTAAACGCTCCATCGTTCGCGCTAGGACAAACAACTAAAGAGATTGCCCGAATGGCTCGCTTAACTCTTGAAATGATCGATTATGATTTAGAGATTATGTTTAATCCAAAGAAGAATTCAAGAAAACACGTTGAGCAAAGAGAAGAAGCTGTTGATAATTTAGCAGCCGAAATAACAAAATACCTTACTAAGGTTTCTCAAAGCTCAATGAGCCCCGAGCAATCAAGAAGATTTACTATTCTTATGCATGTTGTGAATGACGTTGAAAGAATCGGTGACCATGCTGAGAATATCATGAAAATTGTTGACGAAAAAAACATTGAAAAAATCCCATTTTCCAAAAATGCTGAGGATGAAATACAAAAGATACACTCCCACGTTAAAACAATGTACAGCAATATGGTAGTCGCTTTCGAGGAAGATGATGCCGAAAAAGCCAAGAAATATCAAAGACTTGAAAATAAAATTGACAAGATAGCTCGTAATGCTCACCTTGAACACATAAAAAGATTAAAAGATGGTGTCTGCTTCACTCAGGCCGGAATCATGTTTTTAGATATAATAAATCATTACGAAAGAATTGGAGACCTTGCAAATAATCTTGGTTACGCAACTCGAGGAGAAATAACAAAACTTTAA
- a CDS encoding peptidoglycan DD-metalloendopeptidase family protein, with protein sequence MIIIICESLEEIRIRQSKVFFVTVISLLFILLIPSVGACVTLSKQKQAEKFKEEVNGLQTQLNRITREYNSAYNEYIETINGEEETMVKLELIEKELKTKEALLDLRLKAIYTQENLSFLKVLLNSTDFNDFLTCFYLCERVGAWEARVIREARELKIELKKQKAELEEKRTQQKALLKKLDKKKEELDEKFKKSKSLFSVIEKELKSAPRVTPRTIKGVKISCFPVSRPYAYSDTWLAPRRGHLHQGCDVFAAKGTPCYVCVSGRVKMSSSRNGGKTIYLSGDSGDLFYYMHLDKCAVAGGHVEAGQVIGYIGDSGNARGGVCHLHFEVHPGGGRAVNPYLILRSIE encoded by the coding sequence ATGATTATAATAATTTGCGAATCTTTGGAGGAGATAAGAATTCGACAATCAAAAGTTTTTTTTGTTACGGTTATTTCTTTATTATTTATTTTATTAATTCCTTCTGTTGGGGCGTGTGTCACTTTAAGCAAACAAAAGCAAGCTGAAAAGTTTAAAGAGGAAGTTAATGGTTTGCAGACGCAACTTAACAGAATAACGAGGGAATATAATTCGGCTTATAACGAATATATCGAAACAATTAACGGTGAAGAAGAGACAATGGTGAAACTTGAGTTGATTGAAAAAGAGCTCAAAACAAAAGAAGCATTATTAGATTTGCGATTAAAAGCTATTTATACTCAGGAAAATCTGAGTTTCTTGAAAGTCCTATTGAATTCAACTGATTTTAACGATTTTTTAACTTGTTTTTATTTATGTGAGAGGGTTGGCGCGTGGGAAGCAAGGGTAATTAGAGAAGCAAGAGAGCTGAAGATTGAATTAAAAAAGCAGAAAGCAGAACTAGAAGAGAAACGAACTCAACAAAAGGCATTATTGAAGAAATTGGACAAAAAAAAGGAAGAATTGGATGAGAAATTTAAAAAATCAAAAAGCTTATTCTCTGTAATTGAAAAAGAGTTAAAGAGTGCTCCACGTGTTACTCCGCGCACCATTAAGGGAGTTAAGATAAGTTGTTTCCCTGTTTCCAGGCCTTACGCATACAGCGATACATGGTTGGCTCCTCGAAGAGGTCATCTTCACCAAGGATGCGACGTTTTTGCCGCAAAAGGGACACCTTGCTACGTTTGCGTTAGCGGGAGAGTAAAAATGAGTTCTAGTCGGAATGGGGGAAAAACCATATATCTATCCGGCGATAGCGGGGATCTTTTTTATTACATGCACTTGGATAAGTGCGCTGTAGCAGGAGGACACGTGGAGGCCGGACAGGTTATTGGCTATATTGGTGATAGTGGTAATGCGAGAGGCGGGGTATGTCATCTCCATTTTGAGGTTCATCCCGGCGGAGGAAGAGCAGTAAACCCGTATCTGATTTTAAGAAGCATTGAATAG
- the thiE gene encoding thiamine phosphate synthase, whose product MDLSFYVITCEVPNLKRSQFEVAKAATEGGATVIQYREKNKSSRELLEMACKIHKITQRANIPLIINDRLDIAQAVKAEGVHLGQGDISVKTARMILGPESIIGVSCGNIEEAIEAERDGASYIGVGPIFPTSTKDNARKPIGIKGLIEIKRSVNVPVVGIGGISVDNVGSVLKSGVDGVAVISAVAFASNMKGASCNLSKKIKKVREANHEFK is encoded by the coding sequence ATGGATTTATCATTTTATGTAATTACCTGTGAAGTGCCCAATTTAAAAAGAAGTCAATTTGAGGTTGCCAAAGCGGCAACTGAAGGTGGCGCGACGGTTATTCAATATAGAGAAAAAAATAAATCTTCTAGAGAGTTGTTAGAGATGGCTTGTAAGATTCATAAAATTACACAAAGAGCAAACATCCCCTTAATAATTAACGATAGGCTCGATATTGCCCAGGCAGTTAAGGCCGAAGGGGTTCATCTTGGACAAGGAGATATTTCTGTTAAGACTGCTCGTATGATACTTGGGCCAGAGAGCATAATTGGTGTGTCCTGTGGAAATATTGAGGAAGCAATTGAAGCTGAGCGTGATGGAGCATCTTATATTGGAGTTGGCCCGATTTTCCCGACTTCAACTAAGGATAATGCGCGTAAACCCATAGGGATTAAAGGGCTGATTGAAATCAAAAGAAGCGTTAACGTTCCGGTGGTAGGTATTGGTGGAATTTCAGTTGATAATGTGGGATCGGTATTAAAGTCAGGAGTGGATGGTGTTGCGGTTATTTCGGCGGTGGCTTTTGCTTCTAATATGAAAGGAGCCAGTTGTAATTTGTCTAAAAAAATAAAAAAGGTTAGGGAGGCTAATCATGAGTTTAAATGA
- a CDS encoding sulfide-dependent adenosine diphosphate thiazole synthase, whose translation MSLNEVTITKAIVEEFLSVFIEYSEVDVALVGGGPANLVAATCLAKEGVKTVLFEKKLSVGGGMWGGGMMFPRIVVQSEACRILDDFGIHYTEYKPGYYIASSVESVGKLISRACDFGVQIFNLMSVEDVVIRENDAITGLVINWTAVDMAGLHVDPLSISAKVVIDGTGHDAEVCRVIERKIPGVKLNVKGEKPMWADVGEKILLDTTKEVYPGLIVAGMAANAVAGGHRMGPIFGGMMLSGEKAAQIALSKLGED comes from the coding sequence ATGAGTTTAAATGAGGTTACAATCACTAAAGCGATAGTTGAAGAATTTTTAAGTGTTTTTATAGAGTATTCTGAGGTCGATGTTGCCCTAGTTGGGGGAGGTCCGGCAAATTTAGTTGCAGCTACTTGTTTGGCCAAAGAAGGGGTCAAGACAGTTTTGTTTGAGAAAAAGTTATCTGTAGGAGGAGGAATGTGGGGAGGCGGTATGATGTTTCCTCGTATTGTAGTGCAGTCGGAAGCTTGCAGAATTTTAGATGATTTTGGAATACATTACACCGAATATAAGCCGGGTTATTACATTGCCAGCTCGGTGGAGTCGGTTGGAAAGCTTATAAGCCGGGCTTGCGATTTTGGAGTTCAAATTTTTAATTTAATGAGTGTTGAGGATGTAGTAATAAGAGAAAATGATGCTATTACCGGCTTGGTGATAAACTGGACAGCAGTTGATATGGCCGGTTTGCATGTCGATCCTTTATCGATTTCCGCTAAAGTTGTTATAGATGGGACGGGACACGATGCCGAAGTTTGTCGGGTGATTGAAAGAAAAATACCCGGGGTGAAGTTGAACGTTAAGGGCGAAAAACCGATGTGGGCTGATGTGGGTGAAAAAATTCTTTTGGATACAACCAAAGAAGTTTACCCCGGTCTTATTGTTGCGGGGATGGCAGCCAATGCAGTAGCCGGTGGCCATAGAATGGGGCCAATCTTTGGCGGAATGATGTTGTCCGGAGAAAAAGCGGCACAAATTGCTTTATCAAAACTGGGAGAGGATTAA
- the thiC gene encoding phosphomethylpyrimidine synthase ThiC: MTLIKRIQAGEVPEVVKNIAKNELIELEILLERIADGRVVIPNNINHSISKFVGIGKGLTTKVNANIGTSEDYPFLEEELKKLEVSVEVGTDTVMDLSTGGNLDSIRREILKKSTVPIGTVPIYQAAVDAKFKLGSIVEMTKEHIFEVIRKQAKDGVDFMTIHCGVTRKALDALNKDGRIMDVVSRGGAFTIGWILHNNRENPLYEEFDELLNIAKEYDITLSLGDGMRPGCLADATDRAQIQELLTLGELVDRAREAGVQTMVEGPGHVPFDQIEMNIKLEKEICKGAPFYVLGPIVTDVAPGYDHITSAIGGTLAASAGADFLCYVTSREHLGLPTVGDVREGVVVSRIAAHAADIAKKIPGAKDWDLEMAKARRRLDWEEEIKLAIDPEKAREGYEERKKKGEDVCTMCGDFCALKVIDEYLGKTRQG; encoded by the coding sequence GTGACCTTAATTAAGAGAATTCAAGCAGGCGAAGTCCCTGAAGTTGTAAAAAACATTGCTAAAAATGAATTAATCGAGCTCGAAATTTTATTGGAAAGAATTGCCGATGGGAGAGTAGTGATACCCAACAATATCAATCATTCTATTAGCAAGTTTGTTGGTATTGGCAAAGGTCTTACGACAAAAGTTAATGCCAATATTGGAACATCGGAAGATTATCCTTTTCTTGAAGAAGAGTTAAAAAAATTAGAAGTATCGGTTGAGGTAGGAACCGATACAGTTATGGACCTCAGCACGGGAGGAAATTTAGATTCAATTCGCAGGGAAATACTGAAAAAGTCAACCGTTCCAATTGGAACGGTTCCAATTTATCAAGCAGCCGTTGATGCTAAATTTAAACTTGGAAGCATTGTTGAGATGACTAAAGAGCATATTTTTGAAGTTATCAGAAAACAGGCAAAAGACGGTGTTGATTTTATGACTATCCATTGTGGGGTAACACGCAAAGCCTTAGATGCTTTAAATAAAGATGGTCGAATAATGGATGTGGTGAGTCGTGGCGGGGCATTTACAATAGGCTGGATTTTGCATAACAACAGGGAAAATCCACTTTATGAAGAATTTGATGAGCTGTTAAATATTGCGAAAGAATACGATATTACCTTAAGTCTCGGAGATGGGATGAGGCCCGGTTGTTTAGCTGATGCTACTGACCGTGCGCAAATTCAAGAACTCTTAACGCTTGGGGAATTAGTGGATAGAGCTCGGGAAGCAGGAGTACAAACGATGGTTGAAGGGCCGGGCCATGTGCCTTTTGACCAAATTGAAATGAATATTAAACTGGAGAAAGAGATATGCAAAGGTGCTCCATTTTATGTTTTAGGACCCATAGTAACTGATGTTGCGCCGGGATATGATCATATTACTTCGGCAATTGGAGGAACTCTGGCGGCCTCGGCAGGTGCGGATTTTTTATGTTATGTCACTTCACGTGAGCATCTTGGCCTACCGACAGTTGGAGATGTAAGAGAAGGGGTGGTTGTTTCAAGAATAGCTGCTCACGCAGCTGATATTGCAAAAAAGATTCCTGGAGCAAAAGATTGGGATTTGGAAATGGCTAAAGCCAGGCGGCGCTTGGATTGGGAAGAAGAAATAAAGCTGGCAATTGACCCCGAAAAAGCAAGAGAAGGATATGAGGAAAGAAAAAAGAAAGGTGAAGATGTTTGCACGATGTGCGGAGATTTTTGCGCTTTAAAGGTTATTGATGAATATTTAGGAAAAACAAGACAAGGGTAA
- the thiL gene encoding thiamine-phosphate kinase has protein sequence MYIEDIGETGIIEKIANLVGVEDEDIIVSIGDDAAVVRSPSNYYTVLTTDFMIEKVHFDLSTISAYQLGRKSMLVNISDIAAMSAIPTYALISLGIKPKTKVNFIEELYEGMVDVSKEYDFKIVGGDTVASPCSLSINIAMVGKVEPHLLRKRADAKVGDKVLVTGKLGASSAGLFLLNSKIKGDEYLIKSHLEPVPRLKEARLSAICGAHAMEDISDGLASEIYHICNASRVGAVIHEESLPIANGVKGVAEIAKKPSEYFVLYGGEDYEIVLTVGLEKMEKLIHRVYSETGTTLTLVGEIIDEQKGVYVLKKDGSKRPLTKGYDHFRKEEL, from the coding sequence ATGTATATTGAAGATATTGGGGAAACAGGAATAATTGAGAAAATTGCCAATTTAGTTGGTGTTGAAGATGAAGATATAATTGTTTCCATTGGTGACGACGCAGCCGTTGTTCGCTCCCCTTCAAATTACTATACCGTTTTGACCACCGATTTTATGATAGAAAAAGTTCATTTTGACTTGTCCACCATATCCGCTTACCAATTAGGTCGCAAATCGATGCTGGTTAACATCAGCGATATTGCAGCAATGTCGGCTATACCCACCTACGCTCTGATTTCTTTAGGTATCAAGCCCAAAACGAAGGTTAATTTTATAGAAGAGTTATATGAAGGAATGGTTGATGTATCTAAAGAATACGATTTTAAAATAGTAGGCGGCGATACGGTTGCTTCTCCATGTTCCTTGTCAATTAATATAGCGATGGTTGGAAAAGTAGAGCCCCATCTTTTAAGAAAACGGGCTGACGCGAAGGTTGGTGACAAGGTCTTGGTAACCGGCAAGTTGGGTGCATCTTCAGCCGGCCTTTTTCTGTTGAATTCAAAAATTAAAGGTGACGAATATTTGATAAAATCTCACCTTGAACCAGTTCCTAGATTAAAAGAAGCAAGGCTTTCAGCAATTTGCGGAGCACACGCAATGGAGGATATAAGCGATGGCCTGGCTAGCGAAATCTATCATATTTGCAATGCTAGCAGAGTAGGGGCCGTTATCCATGAAGAGAGTTTGCCTATTGCGAATGGAGTAAAAGGTGTCGCCGAAATTGCCAAAAAGCCATCTGAATATTTTGTTCTTTATGGTGGAGAAGATTATGAGATTGTTTTAACGGTGGGCTTAGAAAAAATGGAGAAACTTATTCATCGGGTTTATTCTGAAACAGGAACAACATTAACTTTGGTCGGTGAAATTATTGATGAGCAAAAAGGTGTTTATGTCTTGAAAAAAGATGGCTCAAAAAGACCGCTAACCAAAGGATATGATCATTTTAGAAAAGAGGAGCTCTAA
- the thiD gene encoding bifunctional hydroxymethylpyrimidine kinase/phosphomethylpyrimidine kinase, with the protein MKGKKILVIGGSDPSGGAGIQVDRLTCADLGVYPYSILTAVIAQNSSKVLSIERLSSDIISKQLEAVFLDTRIDTVKIGALTSIEAVEVVSSFFEELKVKNIVIDPVIQSSSGTSFLSPSAVSLMKIRLFRIARVVTPNIPEAERLTGFSIKNFDDMKKAAEAIKTLGPEWVLIKGGHLQGDECTDFLFNGNIERKYSSKRINKNVKGTGCIFSSALASQLALNKDVPEAVELAKLYVTERISKAISLGKGNFQSIPSFFENFEVNW; encoded by the coding sequence TTGAAAGGAAAGAAGATATTGGTTATTGGGGGCTCGGACCCGAGCGGGGGAGCCGGAATTCAGGTAGATAGATTAACCTGTGCCGATTTAGGAGTATACCCTTACAGTATTTTAACTGCAGTTATTGCTCAAAATAGTTCTAAGGTGTTGAGCATAGAGAGATTGTCTTCTGATATAATTTCCAAACAGTTGGAAGCAGTCTTTCTTGATACGCGAATTGACACTGTTAAAATTGGAGCTCTTACTTCTATAGAAGCAGTTGAAGTTGTTTCAAGTTTTTTTGAAGAGCTTAAAGTGAAAAATATTGTGATTGACCCCGTGATTCAATCTTCCAGTGGGACATCTTTTCTTTCACCATCGGCAGTATCTTTAATGAAGATTCGTCTGTTTAGAATCGCTCGGGTTGTTACACCAAACATCCCTGAAGCTGAAAGACTTACTGGATTTTCGATAAAGAATTTTGATGACATGAAAAAAGCAGCTGAAGCGATAAAAACACTTGGCCCGGAATGGGTGCTAATCAAAGGAGGGCATCTTCAGGGCGATGAGTGCACGGATTTTTTATTCAACGGAAATATTGAGCGGAAATATTCAAGCAAACGAATAAATAAAAATGTCAAAGGGACCGGTTGTATCTTCTCTTCCGCATTGGCTTCTCAGCTTGCTTTAAATAAAGATGTACCTGAAGCGGTAGAGTTGGCTAAACTATATGTTACTGAGAGAATTTCAAAAGCTATTTCTCTTGGAAAGGGTAACTTTCAATCCATTCCGTCTTTTTTTGAAAATTTTGAAGTTAATTGGTGA
- the rpmB gene encoding 50S ribosomal protein L28 — protein sequence MSKKCEICGKGPLFGKNVSHSHKKTLKKWKANIQKIRIVEDGETKKTNVCTRCIKSNKVTKA from the coding sequence TTGTCAAAGAAATGTGAAATTTGTGGGAAAGGCCCGTTATTTGGAAAAAACGTGAGCCATTCACATAAAAAAACGTTAAAAAAGTGGAAAGCCAACATACAAAAAATACGGATAGTTGAAGACGGGGAAACTAAAAAAACAAATGTTTGCACAAGATGTATCAAGTCCAACAAAGTAACAAAAGCTTAA
- a CDS encoding Asp23/Gls24 family envelope stress response protein: protein MNKKEEHLGQINVANDVIADLAGHVALESYGIAGMASPSAKVEVAQILTRDKLKKGVNVKVLNDKVEIDLYIIIEHGTNLSEVARNLVERVKYEVEKYVELEVDNVEIHIQRVKTRK from the coding sequence ATGAACAAAAAAGAAGAGCATCTTGGGCAAATAAATGTTGCCAACGATGTAATAGCAGATCTAGCCGGTCATGTGGCGCTTGAAAGTTATGGCATTGCGGGGATGGCTAGTCCAAGCGCCAAAGTTGAAGTTGCTCAAATATTGACACGTGATAAATTAAAAAAAGGTGTCAATGTTAAAGTTTTAAACGATAAAGTTGAGATTGATTTATATATAATAATTGAACATGGAACAAACTTAAGCGAGGTTGCCCGGAATCTTGTTGAACGTGTTAAGTACGAGGTTGAGAAATATGTCGAACTTGAAGTAGATAATGTAGAAATTCATATCCAAAGAGTTAAAACAAGAAAGTAA
- a CDS encoding DAK2 domain-containing protein, which yields MLTTKDLPNLIRASLSALKRHQEEINKLNVYPVPDGDTGTNMVLTMEAVCNELSKTKPDTMEKICKTITYGSLMGGRGNSGVILSQIIKGFCEILSSKEFVNSVFLAEALKNSVQVAYRAIRKPVEGTMLTVIKDTAAASKKFDKEVELDVFLEYILNEAKKSVMRTPELLPVLKEAGVVDAGGWGLAIMGSGILSAIKGEAEHEELTEFNVPVLQPTEEIFLEYQYCTEFILKSSGIELSKFEEQLAPLGDSLLVVGSETLTHVHIHTNEPGTVLSLATNKGSVSEIKINNMQEEAAIRTEKIMADTGKVGLVAVASGEGIKKILSSLGVQRIVNGGQTMNPSTADILKAVEDVNASKVIILPNNKNIIMAAQRVSELTKKEIGVVPTKSIPQALSALLAFEEEKPFALNVKNMMSSLSNVKTGEITKAIRNSKNSIGKIKKGDFIGLIDHEVNVSGKSFVKIATKLINNMLDDESEVVTLLFGEGVKEKDLEELSKIISKEYPDIEIEIHEGGQALYPLIIGVE from the coding sequence ATGCTGACTACAAAAGACCTACCAAATCTAATAAGAGCTTCTTTAAGTGCTCTTAAACGACACCAAGAAGAGATAAACAAGCTCAATGTTTATCCTGTTCCTGATGGTGACACCGGAACAAATATGGTTCTTACAATGGAAGCTGTTTGCAACGAACTTTCAAAGACTAAACCTGACACGATGGAAAAAATCTGTAAAACGATTACATATGGTTCACTCATGGGTGGACGGGGAAATTCAGGCGTAATACTTTCTCAAATAATTAAAGGCTTTTGTGAAATTTTATCTTCGAAAGAATTCGTTAATTCAGTTTTTCTGGCAGAGGCATTAAAGAATAGCGTGCAGGTTGCATACAGAGCTATTAGAAAACCCGTAGAAGGAACAATGCTAACCGTAATTAAAGATACAGCCGCTGCTTCAAAAAAATTTGATAAGGAAGTTGAATTGGATGTGTTTTTAGAATATATCCTTAATGAGGCAAAGAAATCTGTTATGAGAACACCCGAGCTTCTGCCCGTTCTTAAAGAAGCGGGAGTTGTTGATGCAGGCGGTTGGGGATTAGCGATTATGGGAAGCGGCATTTTATCTGCGATAAAAGGTGAGGCGGAACATGAGGAGCTGACAGAATTTAATGTGCCAGTTTTACAGCCCACAGAAGAGATTTTTTTAGAGTACCAATATTGCACCGAGTTTATTTTAAAAAGCAGCGGAATTGAGCTTTCTAAATTTGAGGAACAACTTGCCCCTTTAGGGGATTCGCTCTTAGTTGTTGGTTCTGAAACATTAACCCATGTTCACATACATACCAATGAGCCGGGCACGGTTTTAAGCTTGGCAACAAATAAAGGTTCTGTATCGGAAATTAAAATAAATAACATGCAAGAGGAGGCTGCGATAAGAACCGAAAAAATTATGGCAGATACAGGTAAAGTTGGACTGGTTGCGGTGGCAAGCGGTGAAGGTATTAAGAAAATACTCTCAAGTTTAGGCGTGCAAAGGATTGTAAACGGGGGGCAAACTATGAATCCAAGTACTGCCGATATTTTGAAGGCAGTTGAAGATGTTAACGCATCAAAGGTTATTATTCTCCCAAATAATAAAAATATAATTATGGCTGCTCAAAGAGTTTCAGAACTTACAAAAAAAGAGATTGGTGTTGTTCCAACGAAATCTATTCCTCAAGCTTTATCGGCTCTTTTGGCTTTTGAAGAAGAAAAGCCCTTTGCTTTAAATGTTAAAAACATGATGAGTTCTTTGTCTAATGTAAAGACCGGTGAAATAACAAAAGCGATTCGGAATTCAAAAAATTCAATTGGTAAAATTAAAAAGGGTGACTTCATTGGTCTTATTGATCACGAAGTGAACGTTTCTGGAAAATCTTTTGTAAAAATAGCTACTAAGCTAATAAACAACATGCTTGATGACGAAAGTGAAGTGGTCACGCTTTTGTTTGGAGAAGGAGTAAAAGAAAAAGATTTAGAAGAGCTATCTAAAATTATTTCAAAAGAGTATCCCGACATAGAAATAGAAATTCATGAAGGAGGACAAGCTCTTTATCCTTTAATTATCGGAGTGGAATAA
- a CDS encoding DegV family protein: protein METENVSIVTDSTADFELSYYKEHDVYMVPLMVRFKEESFKDWVDIKPKEFYRKLKASDVLSKTSQPTVAQFEEVYKKLSRDHTHIISIHISLKLSGTVQSAQIASENINIPVTVIDGKSASLLTGILVDLAVKARDEGKTAEEIVQIVNKARDRAKILFVVDTLKYLHLGGRIGKAQALVGSLLKIKPILTLEDGLVAPYKKAKGTRKAIQEIVSIARENIDQDKPYRLVVAHADAPDNLAYLKELLLKEGFKSNQIIEGEVGAVIGTYTGPGAVALVYYQE from the coding sequence ATGGAGACAGAGAATGTTTCAATTGTAACAGACAGTACTGCTGATTTTGAACTTTCTTACTATAAAGAACATGATGTTTACATGGTGCCTTTAATGGTTCGCTTCAAGGAAGAGTCGTTTAAAGATTGGGTCGACATCAAACCAAAAGAATTTTATAGGAAATTAAAGGCCTCAGATGTTCTTTCAAAGACATCTCAACCAACTGTTGCTCAATTTGAGGAAGTTTATAAAAAACTATCTCGTGACCACACACATATTATTTCAATTCATATTTCTTTAAAACTGAGCGGCACAGTTCAATCTGCTCAGATAGCCAGTGAAAATATAAATATACCGGTTACTGTAATTGACGGAAAATCAGCGTCTTTATTAACCGGCATTTTAGTTGATTTGGCCGTTAAAGCGCGAGATGAAGGAAAAACTGCCGAGGAAATTGTTCAAATTGTTAATAAAGCACGGGATAGAGCAAAGATTTTATTTGTTGTTGACACTTTAAAATATCTTCATTTGGGCGGACGCATTGGAAAAGCGCAAGCGTTAGTTGGTAGTTTGTTAAAAATTAAGCCGATTCTTACGCTGGAAGATGGCCTGGTGGCGCCTTATAAGAAAGCGAAAGGAACCAGAAAAGCCATACAAGAAATTGTTTCTATTGCGAGAGAAAACATAGATCAAGACAAACCATATCGTTTAGTCGTTGCGCATGCCGATGCTCCTGACAATCTAGCGTATTTAAAGGAACTTCTCTTGAAAGAAGGATTTAAATCAAACCAAATAATCGAGGGCGAGGTTGGCGCTGTTATCGGAACATATACCGGTCCCGGTGCTGTCGCATTAGTTTATTACCAGGAATAA